One Roseburia rectibacter DNA window includes the following coding sequences:
- the fabK gene encoding enoyl-[acyl-carrier-protein] reductase FabK, whose translation METRVSKLLGTKYPVIQGGMAWVAEYHLAAAVSNAGGLGIIGAASAPPEVVREQIREAKKLTDKPFGVNVMLLNPNAAEVAQIVIEEGVKVVTTGAGNPGKFMDAWKKAGVVVIPVVASVAMARMMERGGADAVIAEGMESGGHIGAQTTMTLVPQVADAVQIPVIAAGGIADGRGMAAAFMLGAEGVQMGTRFVVAKESIVHPNYKERVIKAKDIDSEVTGMSTGHPIRVLRNQMSREYLKLEKEGASFEELEHLTLGSLRKAVMDGDVVNGSLMAGQSAGMVKKEQTCKEIIEDVVTQAEKLLGR comes from the coding sequence ATGGAGACAAGGGTAAGCAAACTGCTGGGAACGAAATATCCGGTCATTCAGGGTGGTATGGCATGGGTTGCGGAATATCATCTTGCAGCGGCAGTTTCAAATGCCGGAGGTTTAGGTATCATTGGAGCGGCAAGTGCACCGCCTGAGGTGGTCAGAGAGCAGATCAGGGAGGCAAAGAAGCTGACTGACAAACCGTTTGGCGTGAACGTCATGCTGTTAAATCCAAATGCAGCCGAGGTTGCACAGATCGTCATTGAAGAGGGCGTTAAGGTTGTGACCACAGGTGCCGGAAATCCCGGAAAATTCATGGATGCATGGAAAAAGGCAGGCGTTGTCGTGATTCCGGTTGTTGCAAGTGTTGCAATGGCAAGAATGATGGAACGTGGCGGAGCAGATGCAGTCATTGCAGAGGGAATGGAGTCTGGCGGACATATCGGTGCACAGACGACCATGACACTCGTTCCGCAGGTGGCAGATGCAGTACAGATACCGGTCATTGCCGCAGGGGGAATTGCAGACGGCAGAGGCATGGCAGCAGCATTTATGCTCGGCGCCGAAGGAGTACAGATGGGAACCAGATTTGTGGTGGCAAAAGAATCCATCGTGCATCCGAACTATAAAGAGCGTGTCATCAAGGCAAAAGACATTGACTCAGAAGTGACAGGCATGAGCACCGGACATCCGATCCGGGTTCTTCGCAACCAGATGAGCCGCGAATATCTAAAACTGGAAAAAGAGGGAGCATCCTTTGAAGAGTTAGAGCACCTTACACTTGGTTCCCTGCGCAAGGCAGTCATGGATGGTGATGTGGTAAACGGAAGCCTGATGGCAGGACAGAGCGCGGGCATGGTAAAAAAAGAGCAGACCTGTAAAGAGATCATTGAGGATGTTGTGACACAGGCAGAGAAACTGCTTGGAAGATAG
- the acpP gene encoding acyl carrier protein produces MLEKMIPIIAEQLNVNESEIKAESNFKDDLGADSLDLFELVMALEEEFGVEIPSEDLTSIVTVNDVVEYLKGKGVA; encoded by the coding sequence ATGTTAGAGAAAATGATCCCGATTATTGCAGAGCAGTTAAATGTAAATGAGTCTGAAATCAAGGCAGAGTCTAATTTCAAAGATGATTTAGGAGCAGATTCCTTAGATTTATTCGAACTTGTTATGGCTCTTGAGGAAGAGTTTGGTGTTGAGATCCCATCGGAGGATTTAACTTCTATCGTAACTGTCAATGATGTTGTTGAGTACTTAAAAGGAAAAGGTGTAGCTTAA
- a CDS encoding leucine-rich repeat protein, with amino-acid sequence MKMKRILTGMLGAAILAAGVNLLSVQAAENAGVMEYIAATEYIEETEAAEPENAEKQVFETEEDTKTADTGEFTINNGLLTKYTGTAETVTIPSNVRRIGKSAFQNNKYIKSVIIPGNVRKIEILAFYGCSNLESVTMAEGVEEIGMQTFSETHLKSVVLPKSIIKMDRLVFTSCNRLTSIDFTEGTYNINGDIIGSCAALTEIKVSGNNTRYQVKDNVLYEKNGKTVCYCPSGRKTDMNVPDGVEHIGDFAFWDCLTTKVTLPDSVKSIGERAFFSTGMETMILPANLESIGKEAFFYCQNLKQITIPAKTTKIGNNVFGSCDHLETINVAAGNTIYRSEDGILYGTEEGRLVLINCPAGKKGSVKILEGTVGILDGSFSNCEKITSVDMPDSVKSIGEDAFKSCSSLIKVRFSNQLTDIGNYAFYRCDSMQQVHLPDSVKDLGAWAFRYCDALTEVTISKNISDIPDNAFGGCTNLTGITIPDGVKTIADNAFSYCNNLTIYCSSGSAAEKYAKNNNIKSKVADERKTQTITTDNDNIEKTVGDPDFKITAKTTGDGTLSFYSGNEDIIQVSENGAVKIIGAGTTNIVLTASATQNCKMAQTEIYITIKNKETDQKRVQKITYSYQADKKDLNIFYLDAKSDGDGKISYRSENEKIVKIDADGKGYILGSGTVKIIISASETDTCAAAQKIVTLNVEKITDQTDEPGQTQKPDQTEKPGQTDTPNQPDKPSDQNGNATQQKKKQTIKAKNITKTYSTKTFAIGAKSSCGAKLTYKVADKKIAAISKTGKIKLKSYGQTKITIKAAAKGKYKAATKTITLTVKPVKNQITSLKSKKAKTFEVKWKKDKKASGYIVQYSMDKKFKKNVKKVVVTKNKTITKKITKLKPGKKYYVRVCSYKNSRGKRVQGTYSKVKTVTVRK; translated from the coding sequence ATGAAAATGAAAAGAATACTGACTGGAATGCTGGGAGCAGCTATTTTAGCTGCAGGCGTAAATCTATTGTCCGTACAGGCGGCAGAAAATGCAGGAGTGATGGAATATATAGCTGCGACAGAATACATAGAGGAAACAGAAGCAGCAGAGCCGGAAAATGCAGAAAAACAGGTGTTTGAAACTGAAGAAGATACAAAAACAGCAGATACGGGTGAATTTACGATCAACAACGGTCTGTTGACAAAATATACCGGAACAGCAGAGACGGTTACAATCCCTTCAAATGTCCGTAGAATTGGCAAGTCAGCATTTCAGAATAATAAATACATCAAAAGCGTAATCATTCCGGGAAATGTACGGAAAATTGAAATACTGGCATTTTATGGATGCAGCAATCTGGAAAGTGTCACAATGGCAGAAGGTGTAGAAGAGATTGGTATGCAGACATTTTCCGAAACTCATTTGAAAAGTGTTGTTCTTCCCAAATCCATAATCAAAATGGATAGACTTGTGTTTACAAGCTGCAATCGGCTGACAAGTATTGATTTTACAGAGGGCACTTATAATATTAATGGTGATATCATAGGTTCCTGTGCTGCGCTGACAGAGATAAAGGTTTCAGGCAATAATACGAGATATCAGGTTAAAGATAACGTGTTATATGAAAAGAATGGAAAAACAGTTTGTTATTGTCCGTCAGGCCGCAAGACTGATATGAATGTGCCGGATGGAGTAGAGCATATCGGAGATTTTGCATTCTGGGATTGTCTTACAACGAAAGTTACACTTCCTGATAGTGTAAAAAGTATTGGAGAACGGGCATTTTTTTCGACCGGAATGGAGACGATGATACTTCCGGCGAATCTGGAGTCGATCGGAAAAGAAGCATTTTTTTATTGCCAAAATTTAAAACAGATCACAATTCCGGCTAAGACAACAAAAATAGGAAACAATGTGTTCGGCAGCTGTGATCACTTAGAGACGATCAATGTGGCGGCAGGGAATACGATATACAGATCAGAGGATGGCATATTGTATGGCACAGAGGAAGGCAGACTCGTGTTGATTAATTGTCCTGCCGGGAAAAAAGGCAGCGTGAAGATCTTAGAGGGGACGGTGGGAATCCTTGACGGTTCCTTCAGTAACTGTGAAAAGATCACATCGGTAGATATGCCGGACAGCGTAAAGAGCATTGGCGAAGATGCATTTAAATCCTGTTCCTCGCTTATAAAAGTCCGGTTCTCAAATCAGCTTACGGATATAGGAAACTATGCCTTTTATAGGTGTGATTCCATGCAGCAGGTACATCTGCCGGACAGTGTTAAAGATTTGGGGGCATGGGCTTTCCGGTATTGTGATGCGTTGACAGAGGTAACAATTTCCAAAAATATTTCAGATATTCCGGATAATGCGTTTGGTGGCTGTACAAATCTGACCGGTATTACCATACCGGACGGGGTAAAAACAATAGCAGACAATGCGTTTTCGTATTGCAACAATTTAACGATATACTGTAGTTCAGGTTCTGCTGCAGAAAAATATGCGAAAAATAACAATATAAAAAGTAAGGTAGCCGACGAACGGAAAACCCAGACGATTACGACAGATAATGATAACATTGAAAAAACGGTTGGAGATCCGGATTTTAAGATCACTGCAAAAACAACCGGGGATGGAACTCTAAGTTTTTATTCGGGAAACGAAGATATCATTCAGGTATCTGAAAATGGAGCTGTAAAGATCATCGGAGCAGGTACGACCAATATTGTGCTCACGGCATCTGCGACGCAAAATTGTAAAATGGCGCAGACAGAAATTTATATTACAATAAAAAATAAAGAAACGGATCAAAAGCGTGTGCAAAAGATCACGTATTCTTATCAGGCAGATAAAAAGGATCTGAATATTTTCTATCTTGACGCAAAGTCAGATGGGGATGGTAAGATATCTTACCGGTCAGAAAACGAAAAAATCGTAAAAATAGATGCAGATGGAAAAGGATATATCTTAGGTTCCGGGACAGTAAAAATTATTATCTCGGCATCAGAGACAGATACCTGTGCGGCAGCGCAGAAAATAGTTACGTTAAATGTAGAAAAAATAACAGATCAGACAGATGAACCGGGGCAGACACAAAAGCCGGATCAGACAGAAAAGCCGGGGCAGACAGATACTCCGAATCAGCCGGATAAGCCGTCAGACCAGAACGGTAATGCCACACAGCAGAAAAAGAAACAGACCATAAAAGCTAAAAATATTACAAAGACCTACAGCACAAAAACGTTTGCCATAGGTGCCAAATCAAGTTGTGGGGCAAAACTGACCTACAAGGTGGCAGATAAAAAGATCGCAGCCATAAGTAAGACCGGAAAAATCAAATTAAAGAGTTACGGACAGACAAAAATCACGATCAAAGCGGCTGCAAAAGGAAAATATAAGGCAGCAACAAAGACGATTACTTTAACGGTAAAACCGGTGAAGAACCAGATTACTTCTCTGAAATCCAAAAAGGCAAAGACATTTGAAGTAAAATGGAAAAAGGACAAGAAAGCATCCGGTTATATCGTTCAGTATTCCATGGATAAGAAATTCAAAAAGAATGTAAAAAAAGTTGTTGTCACAAAAAACAAAACCATTACCAAAAAAATCACAAAATTAAAGCCGGGAAAGAAATACTATGTCCGTGTATGCTCTTATAAAAATTCCCGCGGGAAAAGAGTGCAGGGAACTTATAGTAAGGTGAAAACTGTGACGGTCAGAAAGTGA